The Gammaproteobacteria bacterium genomic sequence GGACTAAGGCTGGTCAATCTCGGGCTTGCTTTCACAAGCCTCGGGCTTTAGCCCGAGGTGATTGACATACTTTCTTTCTGCTTGTTTTACTACTCAGTTTACTAGTGGCACAACTCACACCGAAATGTTTACTCACTTTGGGGAAAAGTAGTAGGGGTTATGCGAAACGCAAAACTTGACTCCATGACCCTAGGAAGCCATTGCCGGAAAACGTGCCGCATAACGAGCAATCCATTCTTGAGCGGCTTCATCCCCATTCAGATTTCTTCCTTCGGTACGCAAAACCTTTAGGCGGTATTGCTCAATGTGGCAGACTTGTTCCACCATACGCGCTCGGAAGACATCTTCTGGGATATTGAAACGAATACCTACGTCGTAATCATGTTCACGGTGGCGGCACCAGACAACGGATCCTTCTGTTTCGAAGGGGGGGTCCACACAGGGGACGCGAATTCGTACCCTGGTACCGGGGGGGAGGTATTCATCGCTACGACAACACAACCCACCTACGCTTACGTTCTGCAGGCGTGGACCCGGTGGAGCACCCTGCGCCAGTTCCAATTCAATGGGCATATCCATCGGGTGGCGGATATAGGCCCGCCCTGTGGACTCTCGGTATACCGTCATACTCCAACTCCAAATCATATAGACGTTATCGGAAACTCTTCCCTGTCTGCAGAGGTAACCGTTTACTCCCTCTCCGGCGGGAGGGGGTAAACGGTAATCTTTGGAGAGTCAATGAATTACGTTTATTTGCTGGAAGTTTCCGATATTTGTTCAAGAATCAATCACTCGATACGGATATCCCATCTGTCACCAGACAGGAAATAACTGTCGGTCATTTTAATACCGTGTCGAAATCCTCCCGCGCCAGCAATAATTGGATACCACGTCGAGTCTGCGGGTTAATGACTACGGGTTGTGAAATAAGTGGGCGGATACGCGGCCCCTCTTCTCCAGTGTTTTGCACCCCGGCAAGCATCACAAACACCAATAGTGCGTCCTGCGTCGCTTTAAGGACGGTTGATTCCTGTCGAGAGAGGGGTAATTCGTAGTTCAGGCCTAGCCAAGATGGATCTACCATGGAGAAAACCGCCTCCGGGTCATCCAAAGACTGTAGGTAGTGGATAATGGGACGCTCACCCTCCTCATGAAACAGCTTGAAGCGATGGCAAGACTCAAATCCCGGCAATCCCTCAGGGAAAAAGAGAATAGTCTGAGGGTCCACCTCTTGGGTACCAAAGTAACGAGTCTTGATCAGCATGGTGGGTTAGCTGCTATGAGGGGGCTCGAAGTATGTCACGGCATGGCATATCTTATACCGTGACCTTCTACTTGCGGCAAGGTGGCGAAGGGTCGGTCACCAGAGCGTTTTCTATTTTGTATAAATTACATACAAATCAACATGATAGCCACTCTGTCCGGCTTGTTCTCCCGATCCAGCACGGTTACACTAAACACCTAACGTCATCGTGACCTAGAAAGAAACCATTCGAAACTACCATGTTCGTCATCATTGGTTATGTCATCGTCATCGGTGTAATCATCGGCGGTTTTATCATGGCCGGTGGCCATGTAGGGATATTGTATCAACCGATTGAGATGCTCATTATTTTCGGCGCAGCCGGTGGTGCTTTTCTCGCTGGCAACAGCATGAAAACCATCGGCGCCGTAGCCGGAGCCCTAGGGGCTGCCATGAAGGGTTCTAAGTACAACAAAGAGTTGTATCTAGAATTGATGGCTCTGCTCTACGCAATTTTTGTTAAGGTGCGTAAATCGGGATTGTTAGCCATTGAAGAGGATGTGGATAACCCCCACAACAGCGCCCTGTTTCAAGCAGCCCCCAAGATCCTTGCCGACCACCATGCCGTGGATTTCATCACGGACTACCTACGTCTTATGTCCGGCGGCAACCTGGATGTAAATCAGCTTGATAATCTTATGGAATCGGATATCGACACTCACCACCACGAGCTGGAGATCCCTATCCATGCCTTACGAGGCTTGGGGGATGGAATGCCCGCTTTCGGTATCGTGGCTGCGGTGATGGGGGTGGTTCACACCATGCAGTCCGTGGGTATTCCCCCCGCAGAACTCGGTAAGCTTATTGCTGCGGCGCTAGTGGGTACCTTTCTAGGAATTCTGATCGCCTATGGGTTCGTTAGTCCTTTGGTGTCTCTATTGGAGAGTCAGGCGGGGGAATCTACCAAGTTCTACCAAGCTATTCGCATGGGGTTAGTTGCCTATCTTAATGATTGTGCCCCACCGGTGGCGGTCGAATTCTCACGCAAGGTTTTGTATTCCACAGAGCGTCCAAGCTTTAAGGATTTAGAGGCTCATCTCAAGGGAAGCAAGGGCTAACGACATGATTGATGTCACTCCACGCTGTGTCCTGATACGGACCTGAAATCATGGCCGACGAACGCCCAATTATTATCAAAAGGGTCAAAAAGATCGCTGCCGGTAGTCATGGTGGTGCGTGGAAGCTCGCCTATGCCGATTTCGTGACCGCAATGATGGCCTTTTTTCTGCTCATGTGGTTGTTGGGTTCGACGACTGAAGGAGATAAAAAGGGTATTGCAGACTTCTTTCAAAACCCCTTTAAACCGTCGCTCAGTGGCGGTCGAGGGTCTGGTGACGCCACCAGTGTCATCGATGGCGGAGGCGACGATCTGACGCGTAGTACTGGCCAGGTGAAAAAAACCAATAAGGGAACGCAAGAGCTGATTACCGTTACCGCCGAAGAAACGGAAGGTAATAAAAATATTCGAAAGAGCGGACTTGCAGAGGAACCAACGGATGATTTGAAAGAAGCCGCCAACCCAGCCAGCGCGGAGACTGAGGCCGATCTGACGGCGCAAGAGGTGATTACTCTTCAAAGGGCCAAAGATAAATTACAGGACATGATTAATCGAAGCGAAATTCTACATCCATACAGCGATCAATTTCAGATCGATATCACTACAGAAGGGTTACGCATCCAAATAGTAGATGAAGAAAAACGCCCAATGTTCGATATCGGTTCGGTCCGTATGGAGACCTATGCGACGGAAATCATGCGCCAGATTGCTCCGGTGATTGATCAACTTCCCAATCGTATAACCATTACTGGTCATACCGATGGTCGTCCCTATGGTGGGGCAGGGCGTGGCTACAGCAATTGGGAATTATCCGCCGATCGCGCCAACGCAGCACGGCGTGCCCTGGTGATTGGAGGCATTAAGGAGAATAAATTTATGCGGGTAGTGGGGCTCGCCGATAGTATTCCGTTAGACCCCAACGACGTTTTGAATCCCATCAATCGGCGAATCTCAATTATTGTCATGAAGCGCATCATCGAACA encodes the following:
- a CDS encoding PilZ domain-containing protein produces the protein MTVYRESTGRAYIRHPMDMPIELELAQGAPPGPRLQNVSVGGLCCRSDEYLPPGTRVRIRVPCVDPPFETEGSVVWCRHREHDYDVGIRFNIPEDVFRARMVEQVCHIEQYRLKVLRTEGRNLNGDEAAQEWIARYAARFPAMAS
- the fliW gene encoding Flagellar assembly factor FliW, producing MLIKTRYFGTQEVDPQTILFFPEGLPGFESCHRFKLFHEEGERPIIHYLQSLDDPEAVFSMVDPSWLGLNYELPLSRQESTVLKATQDALLVFVMLAGVQNTGEEGPRIRPLISQPVVINPQTRRGIQLLLAREDFDTVLK
- the motA gene encoding motility protein A; its protein translation is MFVIIGYVIVIGVIIGGFIMAGGHVGILYQPIEMLIIFGAAGGAFLAGNSMKTIGAVAGALGAAMKGSKYNKELYLELMALLYAIFVKVRKSGLLAIEEDVDNPHNSALFQAAPKILADHHAVDFITDYLRLMSGGNLDVNQLDNLMESDIDTHHHELEIPIHALRGLGDGMPAFGIVAAVMGVVHTMQSVGIPPAELGKLIAAALVGTFLGILIAYGFVSPLVSLLESQAGESTKFYQAIRMGLVAYLNDCAPPVAVEFSRKVLYSTERPSFKDLEAHLKGSKG
- a CDS encoding chemotaxis protein MotB, producing MADERPIIIKRVKKIAAGSHGGAWKLAYADFVTAMMAFFLLMWLLGSTTEGDKKGIADFFQNPFKPSLSGGRGSGDATSVIDGGGDDLTRSTGQVKKTNKGTQELITVTAEETEGNKNIRKSGLAEEPTDDLKEAANPASAETEADLTAQEVITLQRAKDKLQDMINRSEILHPYSDQFQIDITTEGLRIQIVDEEKRPMFDIGSVRMETYATEIMRQIAPVIDQLPNRITITGHTDGRPYGGAGRGYSNWELSADRANAARRALVIGGIKENKFMRVVGLADSIPLDPNDVLNPINRRISIIVMKRIIEQQLRESSGPVIEVGKGAAPPSPNTPVLFPPVVPPPAPPPVRSITQPVRPGQSSTQPAPSARPVPPSVLPIAPPIQPIPQPIKSPVGQVVQPPLPSTRSATVLPAGRTGIR